One Desulfocurvus vexinensis DSM 17965 genomic window, TCGGCGGCGCGGGTCTTGTTGCCCCCGGCGCGGTCCAGGGCCTTGCGGATCAGGCGGCGCTCGTTGTCGTCCAGGCGCAGGCTGGCCGGGTCGGCCCCGCCGTCGCGGCCCAGGCCGCGCACCCGGGGCGAGAGGTCGCCCTCGTCCACCTGGGGGCCGAAGGTCAAAACGGCGGCGCGCTCCATTTCGTTGCGCAGCTCGCGCACGTTGCCGGGCCAGTCGTAGTGCAAAAGCGCCCGCTCGGCGGCGGGGGTCAGGCCCTTGTCGGTGTGTTCGGCCAGGAAGCGCCGGGCCAGGATGAGGATGTCCTCGCCGCGCTCGGCCAGGGGCGGCAGGTTCAGGATCACGGAATGGATGCGGTAGAAGAGGTCCTCGCGGAAGTCGCCGTCGGCCACGGCGCGCTCCAGGTCGCGGTTGGTGGCGCAGACGATGCGCACGTCCACGGGCACGGGCTTGGCCCCGCCCACGGGCACCACCTCGCGCGCTTCGAGCACACGCAGGAACTTGGCCTGGTGCGCCGGGCTCATGTCGGCGATCTCGTCCAGGAACAGCGTGCCGCCGTGGGCTTGGCGCAAGAGGCCCTCGCGCTTGTGGACCCCGGTGGCCACGCCGCTTTCGATGCCGAAAACCTCGCTCTCGAAGAGCGACTCGGGCACGGCGGAGCAGTTCAGGGCCACGAAAGGCCCGCCGCTGCGCGGGGAATTGTAGTGCAGGATCTTGGCGAAGACTTCTTTGCCCGCGCCCGTGGGGCCGAGGATGAGCACGTTGATGGAGTGGCGGGCGATGGAGATGGCCAGCTGCATGGCCTGTTGCATGGCCGGGCACTGGCCCACGAACTGGGCGGGCTCGTAGGCGCCGCACAGGGTGCGCACCAGGGTGTTGCGCTCCTCGCCGAGCTTGCGGTAGGCGCGCTCCAGTTCGCGGTTCTGGCGGCGGAGCTGGTCGAGGAGTTCCTCGCGGTGCAGGTCGCGGGCCTCGACCTTGACGAGCATGAGCCCGAAGGCCTCGGCCAGCTGGGCCACGGGCGCGGGCACCTCGCCCGCCCGGGTCAGGGCGAACAGCCGCTCGGCCTGGGCGGTTTCCCCCCAGGCCAGGCGCTCGCACACATCGACCATGACGGCGAAGGCGTCCAGGGCCGACGGCTCCAGGGCCGACGGCGCCCCGGAAACGCCGGAGTCCGCGGATTTTCGAGAGTGTTCTCCCATGCCCCCCTCAAGCGCTGCACCGCCGGGCCAGGGACGCCCGGCATCTCCTGGAGCAGGCCTCCGGCAAGGCCCACGGTCCGCGACCCGGACGAAGACGCGCGCGCGTCTCCGTATTCAATTCCATATGTTGTCGATTTAGCCGTATCCAGGCCATTTGTCACGGCCTACGTTGGCCTGCGGCGGGGCGGGGCGATTTTCCCTTGCGCCACAGCGCCTCTGGCCGCTGCGGCTCCGGGCGTCCGGCCGGGCCCAGGTGGCGGGGGGAACGCTCCCGGTTCGCTCCCCCCGCCGGGCCCGGTGGTGCGCCTGCTCAGTTCTGCATCTCGCTGATGATGCTCTTGAGCTCCTGGGCCAGGCGCGCCAGGTCCGAGACGGCCTGGGCCGACTGGTTCATGGCCTCCGCCGTCTCGCGGGCGATGTTGTTGATTTCCTCGGTGGTGCGGCTGATCTCATCGCTGGCGGCGGACTGCTCCTCGCTGGCCGTGGCGATGCCGCGCACCTGGTCGGCGGTCTGCTCGACCATGGCCACGATCTCGCGCAGGGCCGCGCCGGAGCGGCCTGCGGTGCCGGTGCTGGCGGTGATGGCCTCGGTGGTCGCCTCGGTGCCGCGGATGTTCTTGCGCGCGCTCTCCTGCACGGCGCGGATGTAGGCGCCGACCTCGTTGGTGGCGCTCATGGTCTTCTCGGCCAGCTTGCGCACCTCGTCGGCCACCACGGCGAAGCCCCGGCCCGCGTCGCCCGCCCGCGCGGCCTCGATGGCCGCGTTGAGCGCCAGAAGGTTGGTCTGGTCGGCGATGTCGGCGATGACGTTCATGATCTGGCCGATGCCCTCGGCCTGGCGCCCCAGCTCGGTCATATCGGCCTTGAGCTCCTCGGCCCGGGTGTTGACCTGGGTGATGGTCTGCACCACCTCGTCCACCAGGGCTTCGCCCTCGCGGGCCTTGGCGTTGGCCCGGTCGGCCAGTTCGGCGGCGGTGCTGGCGCTCCTGGCCACCTCGATGACCGTGGCGTTCATCTCCTCCATGGCCGTGGCGGCCTCGCCGGTGCGGTTGCGCTGCTCCTCGGAGCCCCGGCTGGACTGCTCGATCTGCGCCGAAAGCTCCTCGGAGGCCGAGGCCACCTGGTCGGACACGGCGGTGGCCGCAGCGGCGGCCCGGGCGATCTTCTCGTTCTGGGCCTCGATGCGCTTTTGCTGGGCGCGGATTTCCGTCAGCTCGAACCACACGGCCAGCACGCCGATGAGGTTGCCGTCCAGGTCGGCGATGGGCGTGCTGGTCACGTCGAAGATCTTCTCGACGCCCCGGGCCGTGGTGTAGGTGGTTTCCACGTCCAGGCGGCGGTTCTCGCGCAGGGCGCGCAGGCTGACGGTCTCGCGGGTGTCGTCGCCGTAGACCAGGCGGCCCGAGGTCTGGCCCAGGTGGGCCTTGGGGTCGCCGTCCTTGTCCAGGGCGCGCATCATGTGCGCGTTGATGAAGGTGGCGCGGTTGTCGCGGTCGAACACCGAGCAGGGCAGCACGAAGCCGTCCAGCACGCCCTGGGCGAAGCCCAGCTTCTGCTTGAGCTCGCCGACCATGGTCCGGATGTTTTCGGCCAGGCTTTTCATCTCGAAGCGGAAGCCCGTGCCCAGGTCGGCGCGGAAGTCGCCTGCGGCGATGGAGGCGGTGAAGGCCTCGATGCGCCGCAGGGGGCGCACCAGCAGGCGGCTGACGATCAGGGCGATGGTCAGGACCAGGACCAGCACGGCGCCCGCGCCGATGCCCAGCAGCACGTTGCGCTGGCGGGTGGCCGTGGCGGTCAGCTCCGCGACGTAGGCGCTCATGCAGACCACCCAGCCGGTGGCCGGGTCCGTGGCCACCACGAGGTACTTGGCCTCGCCGCCCCATTCGTAGAAGAAGTCGCCGTCGTGCGTGCGCAGGGCCTCGCGGATGAAGTCGTGCTCGCTCAGGTCCTTGAGCAGGAGCGACTTGTCCATGGCGTGGGCGATGATCCGCCCCTTTGCGTCGAGCATGAACCCGTAGCCGCGCTCGCCGAAGCGCGGCGGGTCGATGAAGGCCCTGGTGAACTCCTCCCACAGGGGCAGCAGGCAGACCCCGCCCAGCACCTGGCCCTGGGCCGAGCGCACGGCCTTGGCCACGGGGAAGGCCAGGGTCTTGACCCCGGCGCTTTCCACCTGGAGCAGCTCGCGCGGCACGTACAGGTCCTGCCCGGAGAGGATGGCCCGCACGTAGTCGCGGTCGGCCCGGCTCTTGCCGGCCAGGTCCTCGCCGCTGGCCGAGCGCCCGGCCACGACCATGCCCGTGTGGTCGAAGACGACAACCCCCCACAGGTTTCCGGCCTCGGTCAGGAAGAGGCGCAGGTCGTCGTCCACCCGCGAGGGGTCGCCTTCCAGGGCGTCGCGCACCGTGCGCCGCGCCGACAGGGTGGTGGCCATGGTCTGCACGTTTTCCATGTACAGTTCCAGGGCGGCCAGGCTGGTGGTGGTCATCTGGGTCATGGCCTGTTTTTTCTGCTCCAGGGCCAGGTGGTAGGTGGAGCCGGACACGTAGGCCACGATGCCCGCCACGGCCAGGATCACGGCCAGGGCCACGGAGGCGATCAACACGGTGCCGAGGTTTTTCTTGAGCATGGAGTCCCCCCCACAGGGAATGTCTGCGCCGGATGGATGCCCGCGCTGCCCGGCCGGATGGCCCGGGCGCGTTGGCAGCCGGGGAAGCGAAGGCGGCGCGGCCCGGTGCCGCGTCGCCCTGACGGAGCCTGCGCGCAGGAACAATGTCGTTTTCCAGGTGTCGCGTCTTGCGTGGAGGCGAAAAATATGTAGAACGCGCGAAAAAGAACGTGCGATTTTGTCTTGCTGCAATGGAAATATGTCGGGCAGACGGCTAGAGGCAGCTCTTGCGTAATGTTTCGTACGGCGTTTCACCGAAACGATTGCGGTAGCAAAGAGTGAAGTGGCTTTGGGAGCCGAAGCCGCAGGTGAGGGCCACGGCCAGC contains:
- a CDS encoding methyl-accepting chemotaxis protein, which codes for MLKKNLGTVLIASVALAVILAVAGIVAYVSGSTYHLALEQKKQAMTQMTTTSLAALELYMENVQTMATTLSARRTVRDALEGDPSRVDDDLRLFLTEAGNLWGVVVFDHTGMVVAGRSASGEDLAGKSRADRDYVRAILSGQDLYVPRELLQVESAGVKTLAFPVAKAVRSAQGQVLGGVCLLPLWEEFTRAFIDPPRFGERGYGFMLDAKGRIIAHAMDKSLLLKDLSEHDFIREALRTHDGDFFYEWGGEAKYLVVATDPATGWVVCMSAYVAELTATATRQRNVLLGIGAGAVLVLVLTIALIVSRLLVRPLRRIEAFTASIAAGDFRADLGTGFRFEMKSLAENIRTMVGELKQKLGFAQGVLDGFVLPCSVFDRDNRATFINAHMMRALDKDGDPKAHLGQTSGRLVYGDDTRETVSLRALRENRRLDVETTYTTARGVEKIFDVTSTPIADLDGNLIGVLAVWFELTEIRAQQKRIEAQNEKIARAAAAATAVSDQVASASEELSAQIEQSSRGSEEQRNRTGEAATAMEEMNATVIEVARSASTAAELADRANAKAREGEALVDEVVQTITQVNTRAEELKADMTELGRQAEGIGQIMNVIADIADQTNLLALNAAIEAARAGDAGRGFAVVADEVRKLAEKTMSATNEVGAYIRAVQESARKNIRGTEATTEAITASTGTAGRSGAALREIVAMVEQTADQVRGIATASEEQSAASDEISRTTEEINNIARETAEAMNQSAQAVSDLARLAQELKSIISEMQN
- a CDS encoding sigma-54 interaction domain-containing protein, translated to MGEHSRKSADSGVSGAPSALEPSALDAFAVMVDVCERLAWGETAQAERLFALTRAGEVPAPVAQLAEAFGLMLVKVEARDLHREELLDQLRRQNRELERAYRKLGEERNTLVRTLCGAYEPAQFVGQCPAMQQAMQLAISIARHSINVLILGPTGAGKEVFAKILHYNSPRSGGPFVALNCSAVPESLFESEVFGIESGVATGVHKREGLLRQAHGGTLFLDEIADMSPAHQAKFLRVLEAREVVPVGGAKPVPVDVRIVCATNRDLERAVADGDFREDLFYRIHSVILNLPPLAERGEDILILARRFLAEHTDKGLTPAAERALLHYDWPGNVRELRNEMERAAVLTFGPQVDEGDLSPRVRGLGRDGGADPASLRLDDNERRLIRKALDRAGGNKTRAAELLGITREGLRKKLLRHDAEGAEDD